The Alphaproteobacteria bacterium sequence GGCCTTCCAGCGCCAGGTCGGGGGCGTCGATTTGCAGGTCGAAGCCGTGTTCGATGATGGTGCGGTATTCGATGGCGACCGCATCGGTGATCGCCCGCAGATAGGCGTCGAACGAGTCGTAATATTCGTTCGGAATCGCGGTGGCGACGATGCCGGGCGAGGGCGCGGTGAAAAACGTGCCGGTCGGGCTCTGCCCCTCCAGCGCGCGCCGGAACTGGCGGCATTCGGCGGCGACCGCGTCCGGGTCCAGGTATTTCAGCGCGCCGACCACCTTGGGCGGCGTCATGTTGGAGACGACGGCCTTGCCCTCGAAGATCGCCTGGCGGATCGGCGCGAAATCCGGGTGGTTCTTGATGTCCTTGAACGGCTCGCGATAGCCGCCGGGGCCGAAGCCGCTCAGCCGGCGTTGCAGATAGAGGAAGAAGGCCTCGCGCGGCTGCTCGCCATTGTTGACCAGATCCAGGCCGGCGGCGATCTGCTGGCGCACATTGGCGCGGGTCGCCTGCTCGCCCAGGTCCGCGATCCTGGCCTCGTCCACTGGCTGGCCGCCGGCGCGCTCGGCATAAAGGCGGGTCAGGTCCAGCGGGCGCGGCAGGCTGCCGGCATGGGTGGTGAGGATGCGGCCGTCGGATCGCAGCATGGGCGAGGGGCCCTTTCGGCTTGGCGGAAACTCTACAGCACGTGATCGTAG is a genomic window containing:
- a CDS encoding methionine synthase, giving the protein MLRSDGRILTTHAGSLPRPLDLTRLYAERAGGQPVDEARIADLGEQATRANVRQQIAAGLDLVNNGEQPREAFFLYLQRRLSGFGPGGYREPFKDIKNHPDFAPIRQAIFEGKAVVSNMTPPKVVGALKYLDPDAVAAECRQFRRALEGQSPTGTFFTAPSPGIVATAIPNEYYDSFDAYLRAITDAVAIEYRTIIEHGFDLQIDAPDLALEGHGHFAERPRSEFLAFVERVIEELRRVTADLPKERIRLHACWGNYEGPHDADVPISEMLPILTKAHAGALLLPMGNPRHQHEYRAFTPRNIPDDMSVIVGCIDTTTNYVEHPETVADRLERVAATLGDPSRVLAATDCGFDTSAGAGRVAPSVVWSKLGAMVEGAKIASARLF